One window from the genome of Pyxicephalus adspersus chromosome 6, UCB_Pads_2.0, whole genome shotgun sequence encodes:
- the ARFRP1 gene encoding ADP-ribosylation factor-related protein 1, which produces MYTLLSGLYKYMFQKDEYCILILGLDNAGKTTFLEQTKIRFSRNYKGMNLAKITTTVGLNIGTIDVGKARLMFWDLGGQDELQSLWDKYYAESHGVIYVIDSTDETRLSESKRAFEKIISSDALEGVPILVLANKQDVEGCLSIPDIKTAFSDCINKIGKRDCLTQACCALSGRGVNEGVEWMVKCVVRNIHRPPRQKDIT; this is translated from the exons ATGTATACTCTGTTATCTGGCCTGTATAAGTATATGTTTCAGAAGGATGAATATTGTATCCTGATCCTGGGCCTGGATAATGCCGGCAAGACA ACTTTCCTGGAACAAACCAAAATTCGATTTAGCAGGAACTACAAAGGAATGAACCTTGCCAAAATAACTACAACGGTTGGCCTGaaca TTGGGACAATAGATGTTGGAAAAGCCAGGCTTATGTTCTGGGATCTTGGAGGACAGGATGAGCTGCAATCTCTTTGGGATAAG TATTATGCAGAGTCCCATGGAGTAATCTATGTCATTGATTCCACGGATGAGACACGGCTGTCTGAATCTAAAAGAGCTTTTG aaaaaataatcaGCAGCGATGCTTTAGAAGGAGTCCCCATCTTGGTGCTGGCAAACAAGCAAGATGTGGAG ggTTGCCTGTCCATACCGGATATCAAAACTGCCTTTAGTGATTGTATCAACAAGATTGGAAAAAGAGATTGTCTCACCCAAGCCTGCTGTGCACTTTCTGG GAGGGGCGTAAATGAAGGTGTGGAATGGATGGTAAAGTGTGTAGTGAGAAATATTCATCGACCTCCAAGACAGAAGGACATCACATAA